The Oscillatoria acuminata PCC 6304 genomic interval TCCAATTAAACTCTCTCCTCCCCTACAGTTTTTTCTGCACCTGACTTGTTTAAGTTTTATCAACCTATCTCGATAAATTTACTGAAACTGATGTCAACTTCACCCCGAACAGCCCCGAAAGAGAAAAAATCTGATGCTGATGTTTTTATTTTACATAATTTTATCAAGTTTTTGCTCCCAGTTTTGGGGAGGGACCCAATTCAGACCTAGCTTTTTGGCCAGTTTCTTTTCTCCGATATTTTTTGGAATTTTTAACAATTTTTTCAGCTTATAGGGACAGGAAACTGTAACCATTTATACTCTTTATCAAAACTTATAAAAAACCTCCGCAACAAACTCACCTTTGAGAGGGAATAAACTGAATGATTTGAACCCCGTGAAGCGGGGGATGGGGGGGGATGGGGGAGAGACGGGAGATGGAGGAGAGACGGGAGATGGGGGAGAGACGGGAGATGGGGGAGATGCTCAAAGTCCCGACTAAAGTCGTTTCTTCTTCTTCGTAGTAACGATTGAAGTCTGTTCTACTGAGATCTTGCACCATTCTCAACACCGGCGGGGGTTAAAACGATTGGCGGCCTCATAGCTAAAGTCGGTTAAAAACCGACTGCAAGTCTTATACCGTGGTGTTTTCAGTCGGTTTCAACCGACTTGATTCTGTTAGGCGGGGGTTAAAACCCCCGGCGGTTATTGCAACAGGTGCAAGATCTCAGTTCTACAAACATCCCCCCATCCCCCCATCCTCCCCATCCTCCCCCATCCTCCCCCATCCTCCCCATCCTCCCCATCTCCCCCATCCTCCCCATCCTCCCCATCTCCCCCATCCTCCCCATCTCCCCCATCTCCCAAATCTCTAACACTCCAGTGCTAGTGGCTAATATTCCTCGCGCCGACCAAAAAGCCAATAGGTCATCATTTCTCCTCTTCCCTTGACCTCGATCGTACCCCTTGGCTCTAGTAAGTATTTATTCTGCAATTGGAGATAAGTCGAATCAGTGACTTGAATGTATCCCGGTTTGCCGTGGGATTCCATTCTTGAGGCGACATTCACCGCATCACCCCAGAGGTCATAGATAAATTTCTTAATCCCAATTACTCCCGCAATTACAGGACCCGTATTAATTCCGATCCGAATTTGGAGAGATTCCCCAAAAATATTCTCCACCTCTTGCATATAGGCTTTCATATCCAACGCCATGTTGGCGATCGCTTCGGCATGATCCGGTCGAGAAACGGGTAAACCACCCACTACCATATAGGCATCCCCAATGGTTTTAATTTTCTCTAAACCATACTTTTCAGTGAGTTGATCGAAGGCCGAGAAAATTTGGTTCAAACCGGCTACCAATTGCATCGGTTCTATCCGGGCTGAGATAGTAGTAAAACCTACGATATCCGCAAACAAAATCGTGGCTTCTTCAAAATGTTCAGCCGGGGATTCATTAGTCCGCATGAGGCGATCGGCAATTTCCGCCGGTAAAATATTCAAAAGTAATTGTTCTGACTTTTCTTTTTCTAGGCGCAGTTCTCCAGTTCTTCGTTCCACTCTATCTTCCAACTCTTCATTGGCCAAGTGGAGGGCATTGAGAGAATCTTTCAGTTGTTGAGTCATGCCGTTAAAAACATTGGCTAATTTGCCCAGTTCAACAATGGAACTAACCTCCACTTGTTGGTTGAGATTGCCCTGGGCGATCGCTTCCGAAGCAGTGGTGAGCCGCTCCACAGGACGGATAATCCGGCGAGCGGTTAGGATACCCAACAAAATTGCCAGAATCAAAGTTGCTAAACAAAGCAGAATTGTAGTCTGATTATTGGCATTAATTTGATTCATAAAGTCTGCTTCTGGAATAGTCACCACCACCAACCAATCAATACCTTTACCATCTCGAAAAGGATCGACTTGGACGAAATAATTTTTCCCATCGACGGTAAGTTTCAGTTGATGAGAGGCTTGGATATTTTGAAAATCCCGAAACTGCTCTAGCAAAGCTAGACTCGCTTTTTGGGTGAGGGCATTGCTACTATTGACAACGTTAAGCCGTTCAATTCGTTGCTCGGGCAGTTGAACAACCTTGTCTGGGTAATATTGAAAGGGCTTTTCCCCAGTAGAGGTGGCAAGCATTTCTCCAGAACGTTCCAGAATAAAACTTTGCCCAGTTTTACCGATTTTGAGATTACTTAAAAAATCCCCAAACATTACCAGATTTAAGCTGGTCATCCACACTCCTTGGAGATCTCCAGTCTGGGTATATATGGGTTTACCCGCCGCAATGTATAAATATTTACCTGTAATGTGAGGATATAATTTTGCCCAAACCGCTTGCTTTTGCTGGACTGGAATTTGATAGTAGGGGCGTTTGCGAGGGTCAAAGTTAGGGTTCCCGGCGTTGATAATTTCCCGGCGTTCCCCCTCGGGACTGGTGGTATAGGTCGTCAAAGTGTGATTATTTTCTACCTCCGAAGTCCGGATGACGATTTCGCCATCATCCTGCCGTTCACCCGCAAAAAACTCCTGATTAGGGGTAACAAAAGCTGCGGCAGCAACAAGGGGAAAGGCAGGGAGTTGTCCCCAGAGAAACTGCTCTACGTCTCTCCCATTATTAAGATCGATGCGGTTTTGGTTCAGGGCTGTATCATAGTTTTCAAAGGATTGAAAGGGAATAGCAACCAGATAAGTTAGGTTCTCTTTGATGCGTTCGCTAATATCATTTCGCAACTGAGTCGCAACATCATTTACTGCTTTTTGACCGTTTCTATAGGAAAGATAACCCACAACAGCCACTGCTCCAACTGTTTGGACAACAAATGGAACAATGAGCATTATTTGTAGGGAAATTTTCCTGAAACGTCCAGGGGATAAGGGCATCTTTGATTGACTAAGCATAGTGACTTCTCCCGACATTGATACCCAACATAAGTTAAGAGGAATTTAATTTACATTAATGAAACAGCCCTAGGGGGTTGGGAGCTTACAACGGGAGGTTTTTACGATTAACAAGTATTGAGGGGTAGAGTCAGGGGATGTACAGGTAAAGGGTCGGGAATCAGAGGAAACAAGCAAATAGAGAGTAAACCTTGAGCAAAACAAGACATTGAACGGGGGCGTTTCACCTGAGTCGAATCCACTGGCTCCACCGGGTTAGAGGAGAGAGGTTTTGATGAACTTGGAGGGGCCTTACCCTCCGGGGGAATCCCAAGTGACACCATCCCTAAAGTGGCAACAGCCATCGCTAACCAATGTCTATCGGCCCGATTTGGGTCAGTCATGCGGGTATTTTGCCATAACCATCCATCACTGTTTAAATCTCGGTAACCGAACTCAATAATCGAGCGGATTCCATACCCTTCACCCGGTTCTTGAATCCCGGAAAAATCCGTTAAAATTAGCCAAGGGTCCTGATACCCTTCATCCCAACGAGCGAGTAATGTTGCCTGAATTGGATTAGTTTTAAAACATAAAACTTCACCAGCCCAACGGGTTTCTACTTGGGGAACAACTGTAGTCAGAGGTTTCCAATTAGATTCTCCAGGAATACAAAAACTCTCTTGAGGATTAATCTGTAAAAAAGGATGCCAGCCGACCTCCTTAATTAACTCATACAGCCCATCAGCATAAAGATTTTGATCGGCGGAGACGATCACCTGAATTGTTGGGGGGACAATTCCTTGCAAACTCATAAAAAGTGACTCCCAGATAGGTTCATAGGAGCCTTTTTCTCCTCCTTTGACAATTTTCCAGGCCACGGGAATTGCACAGCCTTTGTAGAGAACATTAATTGTCAAGGCGGTAAATTTATCTTTGATGTTACTCGCATTCAAGACAATGGGTAGATGGGTAATATCGCTGGGAAATAAGCTGATTACCCACTTTAATAAAGGGCCAAAACAGGAAGTCACGTCTAATTCTTTTCGTTTTTTCCCTTTTTTAGCACTTTTTTCTTTGTACCATTCTTTCAAACGACACTCTACTGTATTAGAGTTTTCATCATTGATAGAAGCAATGAACTTTGCGACTTCGGTGGTACTCGAATTGCGAGTCATGACCATGCCAAAGCTCCAAGTGGCTAATCCTCTTACTTGAGGAATTGTTAAGGATGGCATATGGGTGCTGACTATTCTCATCCACTGTTTAAGTGATTCATTTTTTATCAAGGTTGGTTTCTCCTCGGTATCGGCGTGGGGTCTGTTCAATCAGTATTATACTCTGGAACTTCCAGCAAAAAACCTACCGTTGTAAGAGGGTTAGGGTGGGGTGTCGGCGGTGACGTGGCGTAAGTCAAGTCACGAAGAAAGAGGTTGGACCTGGCTTCATACAGGCGCGATCGCCTCATGAGAGTGCGTTATGTGGCGATCGCCCCAGAAGAACCCCACCCTAACCCTCCCCTTGCCAAGGGGAGGGGACCGGAGGTGCAGTTAATAGTAAAAGACTAGCCCTGTCAAGGTGTGTAGATTGTAGGGGCGTATTGCATACGCCCTCTTTTGGGCGTATGCAATACGCCCCTACAAGAAACCCTGATTTATTAGGGGTCGAGAATGGAGTCACCTCCATCCCCTCCCATTCAGAACCGGACATGAGACTTTCACCTCATCCGGCTCCTAGTTTAGACGCCCATTGTCATTGGTACGACTTGACGTTCTGCATATCTTCAGCCGTCTTTTTATCGTGACAGTGCCGATGCAATAACTGTAGATTTCGGTATTCATCTTTACCTCCCATTGAGAGTGGCTGGATGTGGTCAACCTCCATCAAGTCTTCCATTGCGAAATATTGTCCGCAACGTGAACATCGGCCTGAGTGCTTTTAAGCAATTTTGCTACTCGCATTGGAACTTCTAATGAGGTTCCTCTTCTAGTTGCCCAATAACTCCAATTTCCGTCATACGGGGATGCTTCTGGCTTGACCAATGTATGCCTTGTAATTTGAGTATAGGAGTGTTTCCAGAGACTTAATCCGTCTTTTGCTTGAAACAGCCACTTCTCATTTCTTTCCTTTCCGTTTCCGATTTTAACCGTGACCTTATGGAAATATTTTCTCAGCTTTTCAAGGTTTGCCTGACCGCATCTTGATACTGTCCATGCCCTCAATTGTTGCCAAATATTATGGTCCATTTGGTTGAAGGTTTCCATTGAAACTACTCCTGAGTAGTAATTACTCCACCCTCTGATGATTGGGTTTAGTCTACTTATCAGAGCCGCTTGGGGTGCAGTTTTATGATTTTTGATGACACCCTTTAGCGCTTCACTGTGGGCTTTGATTGCTTTGGCGCTTGGCTTGATATGGGTTTTATGCCCGATTAGTCTGCTGTTTGCGCCTCCTGTTTTCCCGGACTTGTATTTACCTACTGGATATTGCCTGATGGTAAATCCGAGAAAATCAAATCCTGGTGTGACCTTTTCTCCATTTACTTCGATTTCTCTAAGTGTGTGGCATATTTTGGTCTTTTCAGGTTTAAGCTCAAGTCCTACAAACTTTAGCCAGTTTTCCAAAGCTATCTTGCATTGATTGATGATTTCAATCTCTGGTGAGATTACTACGAAATCATCAGCATATCTGATTAAGGTGGCCTTGACTTTCTGACCTTTCCTTTTTGGATACAGTTCTTCGATTAACCTGGCCATTCCATCCAATGCAATGTTGGCCAGGAGTGGACTTATTACCCCTCCTTGAGGTGTCCCGCTTTCAGTATCCTCAAATATGCCATTATCCACTACCCCTGCCTTTAACCATTGTTTGATTTGGCGACGGTGTTGTAAACAACAATCTAATTTGGACAGTAGGTATTCATGGTTAATCTTGTCGAAGCATTTGGTTATATCTGCATCTAGGACATAGTAACTGCCCTGATTTATGGATGCGTAGATACGACCTATTGCGTCGTGAGCAGAGCGTCCGGGTCGAAACCCATAGCTCGTCCCTTCAAACCTAGCTTCCCATTCGGGTTCTAAGGCTTGTTTAACCAAGGCTTGCTCGGCTCTATCTCTAATGATTGGGATACCCAATGGGCGCTTTTCATCACGTCCTGGTTTGGGAATCCAAACCCTTCTGAGTGCTTTGGCTTTAGAGTGTTTACCAAGGTCCTTAGCAAGTTCGAGACGTTGTTTGGGTTTTAAGGATTTTACACCATCTATCCCTGCCGTCTTCTTGCCTTGGTTATCTTGGGTCACTTTCCTGACCGCTAAGAGCCTAGCGTAGTATGATGAAGTTAGAAGTTTTTGCAACCTTCTTGCTTTGGCATCCTGTCCCGATTTAGCCGCTTGGAAAATACGTTTTTGCAACTTAAATACTTTTCTTTGAACTTTTGTCCAAGGAATTGCGTTCCATGTTTCCGTAGTCTTTAAACTCGTTTTAACCGTATTCATTGCTACTGTCATCCTTTCCTTGCATCTAAACCGTAACCTGTTAGCCTATCCATTCCATTACCGAATGGCGTTTTGCTTCGGGTTACATCTCACCCCCTCAGTGCTGACGCTTACACTTATCACTACTTAGGTAATCGACCAATTACTAAGAGCATCTGAGGGGTTATAACGTTCCGTCTATGTGGGTGATTCGCTTTTAGGCTTGTCCTATCTCCCGGTGGAATTGAGGGTTTGTGTAGAGGAATACGAAAAGCCTCTACCTTTCCACGTATCCTTTTTGGATGCAGTGTTTCATCCCATTTCACTGCTCATTTTTACGAGAGTTCAAGCCGGACATTCAGTTTCCTTAGCCATGAGCGATTGGCAGTGGTCTCTATTGTGGTGTTGGGCTACCTCTTAGAGCCTTCCGTTCCCCGCTTCAATCCTAGGGTCGTGACTCCTAAAACTGGGGGTGGCTATCGCCGTTGCACCTGAAAAGTGTTGCCAACAAATTATTGCACTACTCATCAGAACCCTGTGCCGTCCTACCTTGAGTACCAAATTGGTAACTCATTTGGACACGCATAGACAGTTATGAGGTCATCTGGGACGAGTCCCTTTATCTAACCCAAGGGGGGTTAAAGCCTCACTGGGGGTTATTTCAGGCATTTCAGCCTTATTTCACTCCCAAACGTTTCGCACTTCGTCATTAAATTTACCACCTTGACAGGGCTAATAGTAAAAGACCTACTCTTGTAAGTCTCCTCCATCCATCTCTCCAGTAAACGATACCCAATCCCGTCAGGAGGGTTTTATTCAAACCTCTGCCTGGAAGGGCTGATCAAAGAGGGGCTGGCAAATGCCGTCTTGTTTTCTGCCCGTAAGTAGATAGACGAGCATTTCCCCTTTGCCTTTGATAGGGATAGGGCCTCGGCACTCGAAACAGTAGCTAGACTGTAAAAGGGCGTAGGTGGTACTAGAGACCTGAATGCGTCCGGGAATCCCGTGAGATTCCATGCGAGAGGCAATGTTCACCGTATCGCCCCAGAGATCGTAGATAAACTTGTGAGTTCCGATCACCCCAGCGATCGCCGGTCCAGAATGAATGCCCATCCGCATCGCAAAAGATTCGTGACATTTCCGATTAAAATTCAGGATTTCCGTTTGCATCTCTAGGGCCATTTCCGCGATCGCAGAAGCATGATTGCGGCGCTGCACGGGCAGACCCCCCACTACCATATAGGCATCCCCAATCGTCTTAATTTTCTCCAACCCGTGTTTTTCCGCGAGTCGGTCAAATATGGTAAAAATTTCATTGAGCAGTTGTACCAATTCCGTGGGGGAAATCCGTGCTGCTAACTTAGTAAAGCCAACTAGATCAGCAAATAAGACCGTCACTTCCGGAAAACTCTCGGCAATGGTTTGGGTCTCCTCCTTGAGCCGTTCGGCGATCGCCTTGGGCAAAACGTTCAGCAACAGGCGCTCAGACTTGGCTTGTTCCACCTCTAATTGCTTAAACGCTTGCTGCAACTGGTCAGATTGTTCCGCACGGGCTAAGGCTAGGGCTTCAATTTCAGCGGTCCGAGAGACGGAAGTCAGCAAATAGGTGACCGGAATATGTGTCCACAAAAAGCCAATAATCAGCACCGCCCAAGAACGCCAATGCCTGCGCGATGCCTGATATTCATCGGTGGGCCAGATATAGAAAGCCCAAATCCGTCCATTGACCTTGATTTCTCGCCGGATCGCACGTTCGTTCCCGTTGGCAATCATAACCGCACGAACGCGATCGCGCTGATTCTCCAGAGGTTTGAGGGGACATTCCGATGGCACATCCAGCGCAAACGCTTCCGTGGCACTATTGGAGGTGACCAGTTCCGTGGATTCAACTAAAGTTAGTAACGGATAGGGTTGACGGGAATTTTCGGGAGTGCCTGTTCCGGGGGTTTCATCGCACAGGTACAAGTTAAACTGGTTACCTCTGGCTCCAGCGAGGGGAAATAGATTGTCCACCTCCACCCACCCCACGACAAACCCGCGCAAGGGTGGTACGGCTTCCAAACTACTGGGCGGGGGGTCATTTTCGAGGGTGATGCGCGTGGAGACAGCATTCTCGTAAACGGGATGAACCGCTAAAAATCCCAGCCGCGATCGCGAACCCAGTTGCCACTCTAGGCGCTCGCTGACTACCATTTTCCCCATCTGTGCCGCTCGTTTCAGTGTCGCTTGGTAGCTGGGATTGGCGGCGAGATCAAAGCCAGGGGTATTGCGGTGGTCCTGGAGGGGGGAAATATAGGAGATGGGAAAGTATTCAGCAAGGCGATCGCGCTGAAGGAAACGGCCTGGAGTGATAGATTGGGTAATCGTAAAATTTTTGTCCCCTTCCATCGCCATCCGCTCCTCATAATCCTGGCGATCGGCATCTTCCACCCGCTCCACCCAAGCCACCAGAGATACAGTAGAAGGGTTTGATAGGGGCCGCTGCACGAACTGCTCAAAGGAGTTCAGATCCACAATTTGGGAGGCTTGAAAGAAGTCCGTAATCGTGCGAATGACTTCCAAGTCGGCGTCGAGTTGCTGCTGCAATCGACCCGTTAAACCGTC includes:
- a CDS encoding adenylate/guanylate cyclase domain-containing protein — encoded protein: MLIVPFVVQTVGAVAVVGYLSYRNGQKAVNDVATQLRNDISERIKENLTYLVAIPFQSFENYDTALNQNRIDLNNGRDVEQFLWGQLPAFPLVAAAAFVTPNQEFFAGERQDDGEIVIRTSEVENNHTLTTYTTSPEGERREIINAGNPNFDPRKRPYYQIPVQQKQAVWAKLYPHITGKYLYIAAGKPIYTQTGDLQGVWMTSLNLVMFGDFLSNLKIGKTGQSFILERSGEMLATSTGEKPFQYYPDKVVQLPEQRIERLNVVNSSNALTQKASLALLEQFRDFQNIQASHQLKLTVDGKNYFVQVDPFRDGKGIDWLVVVTIPEADFMNQINANNQTTILLCLATLILAILLGILTARRIIRPVERLTTASEAIAQGNLNQQVEVSSIVELGKLANVFNGMTQQLKDSLNALHLANEELEDRVERRTGELRLEKEKSEQLLLNILPAEIADRLMRTNESPAEHFEEATILFADIVGFTTISARIEPMQLVAGLNQIFSAFDQLTEKYGLEKIKTIGDAYMVVGGLPVSRPDHAEAIANMALDMKAYMQEVENIFGESLQIRIGINTGPVIAGVIGIKKFIYDLWGDAVNVASRMESHGKPGYIQVTDSTYLQLQNKYLLEPRGTIEVKGRGEMMTYWLFGRREEY
- a CDS encoding transposase, giving the protein MIKNESLKQWMRIVSTHMPSLTIPQVRGLATWSFGMVMTRNSSTTEVAKFIASINDENSNTVECRLKEWYKEKSAKKGKKRKELDVTSCFGPLLKWVISLFPSDITHLPIVLNASNIKDKFTALTINVLYKGCAIPVAWKIVKGGEKGSYEPIWESLFMSLQGIVPPTIQVIVSADQNLYADGLYELIKEVGWHPFLQINPQESFCIPGESNWKPLTTVVPQVETRWAGEVLCFKTNPIQATLLARWDEGYQDPWLILTDFSGIQEPGEGYGIRSIIEFGYRDLNSDGWLWQNTRMTDPNRADRHWLAMAVATLGMVSLGIPPEGKAPPSSSKPLSSNPVEPVDSTQVKRPRSMSCFAQGLLSICLFPLIPDPLPVHPLTLPLNTC
- a CDS encoding adenylate/guanylate cyclase domain-containing protein yields the protein MPKKPKIPWSRYLPAAIIFGMGVGLSVIGFAVVWEWENRRRDYELNRNIDGLTGRLQQQLDADLEVIRTITDFFQASQIVDLNSFEQFVQRPLSNPSTVSLVAWVERVEDADRQDYEERMAMEGDKNFTITQSITPGRFLQRDRLAEYFPISYISPLQDHRNTPGFDLAANPSYQATLKRAAQMGKMVVSERLEWQLGSRSRLGFLAVHPVYENAVSTRITLENDPPPSSLEAVPPLRGFVVGWVEVDNLFPLAGARGNQFNLYLCDETPGTGTPENSRQPYPLLTLVESTELVTSNSATEAFALDVPSECPLKPLENQRDRVRAVMIANGNERAIRREIKVNGRIWAFYIWPTDEYQASRRHWRSWAVLIIGFLWTHIPVTYLLTSVSRTAEIEALALARAEQSDQLQQAFKQLEVEQAKSERLLLNVLPKAIAERLKEETQTIAESFPEVTVLFADLVGFTKLAARISPTELVQLLNEIFTIFDRLAEKHGLEKIKTIGDAYMVVGGLPVQRRNHASAIAEMALEMQTEILNFNRKCHESFAMRMGIHSGPAIAGVIGTHKFIYDLWGDTVNIASRMESHGIPGRIQVSSTTYALLQSSYCFECRGPIPIKGKGEMLVYLLTGRKQDGICQPLFDQPFQAEV